Within Quercus lobata isolate SW786 chromosome 5, ValleyOak3.0 Primary Assembly, whole genome shotgun sequence, the genomic segment TCTGGCATGGAGTTTTGGAAGGTGTGCACTGCCCATCTTGGTCTACTGGACAACACCCAACATCCGTAACCTTGAAACCTGAAATGCATAAAGGAAACAATACACAGtcactatatatatacttgttCAAAAGATTTAGAATATATAGTTACAAAAATTTGCAGTAATGAGACATAAGAAACAgtacaaaagaacaaaattaagtTTGAGGAATTGTACCAAGAACTGATGGATCCCCAGACCCCATCTGATAAGAGTTCACATATATAGCTTTTGCACCAGTTAGATTCCTATTCAGATTATCAACTAGTGATATAAGCTGCTGGTTAAATAGAGTGACCGCAGTGTTGATTTCTTCTACACACGGTTTGCCCTTTGTGCcatacaaaaaaattgaatttggagTGCAGCCTACTACTCCCGCTCCAAATAGTGCAAACTTCCTTGCTCCATCATGGTACAAAGTCTGAAACAAAAAGAGGGGAAGGTGGGAAATTGATCAGGGATTGTCAAATTATTACAATTAAGgtgaaaagaatgaaagaatataTTGCACCTAAACCACTAACTGACCTCTATTTGACGAGAATATTGTCTAATAAGAACTCTGGCGTATTGCGCTGGAGTATACTGGTGGCTTGTGTTGTAATTCTTAGGCATGAAGTAGTTATTAATGTAATCATTATTCCCCATTCCAACTGAATATAAGCACTTGTTTAGGTACTTCATGGCTGTGTACTTATTTCCTAGTTTTTTAATAATGCGTGAGACTGTAACCCAGTGATTCTTCAACTGCCCACCCAAGCTGATGCAATCACCCTGCTTGTAGAAGTTTAGTCACGTATTGATGACCACTTGTGATGCATTCAGACAAAAGCTGATACGACATATGGTTATTCACGAATAGCTTAGACTTGATTGGAGAAAGTGTTTGTTCATTATTTTCGTTTATCTATTAAACGAGCCAAGCCAAGCCCAAGTTCAAgtttaatgattaaataaaacttaaatataataatttatttaggaaCAAGCTTGTAAATGTGAGATtcgatttaaatatatatatatatatatatatatatattagtacaTGTTTGCATTTATAcatgtattaaaatatatttgcaaaAGCTCAATTAGATCGTGTaagattgtaaaattttatgagatattaatttattgataatcTAAATAatctatttcataataaaaagtACATAGTATATATAACCATACAAAGTATTAGtgaattcttaatttttgtatGTTCATTAACAAAAATCATTCTCgaattcttcaaaaaaaaaaattctcgaATAATATAATCCGATTATATCTAGCTATCAATTATTGATATAgatttgtgaaaaattaaaatatttagttatgatgtttactatatatagagaaaaaattagtttattaaatAACTCGTGAACAACTAATACAAATTTTCATTtccactttttgtattttattttatgttccaCCAATCATGTTAagtcatttgtttttttttttttttttttaaacttgtgGTTACTtcatagaaaaattcaaatgaatACATGGTAATTTATGATTGGTGGAGTATAAAATGGAACAAAAAATTGAacacaaaaaatggaaaagaagatTTGTATTAAGCCGTGCTTATCAAATGTATGCATCTATATACCAATTTAAGATCAAGAAGTAAATTGACCAAATAATTACCATGTGATTCCCAGTTTCTTGGCGAATTCCTGCTGCACCAGATGCATAATTCACACCTTGAAGTATGTCCGAGTCATTAGCAGTTGCAAAGGGTGGAATAAGCTTGTCGAACCCTAAAAGTTGAGCTGTAGAGAGAAAATTTGCAATTGGCATATATGTATAAATTTCTAACAtaaaacagagcaaaacaaaaaaaaaaaaaaaacaaaaaaaaaggctaaacaTGAAGCCctgtttagagagagagagacctatCATATCAAACGTGGTTAGGCCGTTGGTAAACCTTCCTGTTGGGCCATTAGGGAAGTCAATACCATATGGCGGGTAGTTTGCTTTAGCCTTTGTTTGAAGCAAGTTGTTGTTGCCATTATCTGCTAAAGAGTCTCCAAAAATGAAATAACAAGGTACTTGCGGCACTCCATGAACGTGAGATTGCAGGTTTAAAACCACCACAAGAGCAGCAAATACCAGTTCCCACGTTTTCATCTTGCCCCGCAATTGTGAAAGAAAATGGGAGgtgaatatatatgtatagaaAAATCCAGAGTGCATCTAAGGCCGACAGTTTCATtgtagaaaatgataaatttagaaAGGCATATATTAGGCTGATAatctgttttaattttttaattcaaaacagCGCGCGACAGCCTAGATTTGGTTCTAGGCAAACTGTTGTTAACTTTGACTAAAATTTAATTCAGCCaaaacccccttttttttggataatgatACATGTATGGTTCTCATCTAAACTAACTAATAATATCACATTTTACTTTCCAATAATTTCCCACCATATCAGCTATTTGTGTAAAACAAtttgtgtaaaataatttgtgtcttTAGCAATTTCCTTTATTTGTTACCCATATTGAGACTAGCTCTATGCTAATAAAAACGCAAACAAGGAAGCAAGGTAATTTTGGTAGTACCATATCTTagcaaaaaaagagaaacattaATTTTCTACGTTTTTTTTTACCAGTCTCACCAACCAATTGGGGCTTTTTGTGTGCAACTAGTGTGGATCCGTAAGTTTATTTGGTATTCTATATGTGTGTACGGTCACCATGCTTGATAATGAATGCATGTGGTTGTAGTCGATTATGCTGGTTATGGCTTTGGGTAATGGCATGGCAGCAACTATATTTGTGTGGGTGATTAGTGAAAGAGTGGAGTtgtggggagagagagagagagagagagagagagagagagagagagagagagagagagagagagagagagagagagagagagagagagagagagtaaaaagaatatttaaatggaatagtgaaaaataaatagagagcTTGATGTAAAACAGTAAAAGTGAAGAAGGAGCTTGCAAATAGGACCTAGTTTGCACCAAATTTGTCAACCCAACCCAACGCTTGAAGTTGGGTTTTGCGTGGATTGATGGGTTGTTTGGCCTTGAGTTAGGTCGGGTTTGAGTTAATAGCTTTTCCAACTCATCTAACCCAACCAAATCAAACATATATATGactttattttataaaacttattttgataatttgctttaatttatattggtattttgattaatttaaacttttgtaGTATAATTTAGCCATATGAGTGAATTGTaacaaattattgaaaaaaatggcataaatagttaatgaatttttttttaacaatttattttcaccACATACGAGTGTTCTAGTTATAGGTTGCTGGGAATCTTTGGAAGTTCAAGCCAAAAATCCAAGTTTTACTTAGTGACTAGCAGTTGGTTACTCAACTGAGATTGTTCTATAGAAGAAATAACTCAGTGAAGTTAGATGCTAGCGAGAACTCAAAAGGCTCAAGTACATAGGGAGATGTAGGCTTGGAGCATCTACTTCAATATTGTACTACATCTATTCTACAATGGATTTCCAGTTGTGTAAGTCgacaaagaggttttttttttttttttttactggggGCTCCAATTTTCTCTTCCAGAACACACTTTAGTGTTTTTGTGTGGTTtgaccacttttttttttcccttcacttTAAATTTCTTTACATTCAATTTTAATTACTTAAATATGTTTGCAATAGAAATTGGTTAATCACTTACATTGGACATCATTTGTTAAGTAGGTTTAAAAGTGGTTAAGCCATAAAATTGTTTGTTGGGGGTCTAAATATTGTGCTAGTTTGTGTTAGCATATCTTTTAATATCCAAAAAAACTTTCCCTGAATTCCTATATCAAGtcaatcatcaatgtcatgatcAAAAGCATGTCAAGAAAGACAGTAAAAACAAATATGCccctattttacaaaataaatatataaatctaCAGTCACCAACTGGTCATGAAATTATCTCATCTGCTATATCATGGATCGTGCTTCTTCGCATGTGTTTTCTTCCTCAGCTTCGTCCATCGAAGCCTAATTCGACGTGTAGCTATATCATATTTCAAGTTGCATTTCATTATTATATCTTCTTTTCTGTCAATATTAGCTTGGAATTACTCTTCACTAGCAGGCATCCTTTTTCACCTAAAACACATTTTTTCATGCACAATAGGATAGGCTCAGACCTACATTGGGAAACAAACGAAAAAAAAGATAGGTACAAGCGAAATGAAATAATTGAACATGTTGCATTTTAGTGGGGACAAGTAAGTGTTTCATTCATAATCAACTATAAAGTATATCAAGCATATCTTCTGGTATGCCATATTGATGTGGATAGAATTACTTTGGTAGTGGTATATGGCTGAAATTGTTGAAGACTAAAGAGTGAAGCATAATTTGAACATTATTTGAGGACATAAATCTGGACAATGCAGTATGGCCTCtaaacagttaaaataaacaactGAGGAAGATATTCATATCAATATATCTACATTTTCCAATGTATTTTAT encodes:
- the LOC115991768 gene encoding GDSL esterase/lipase At1g29660-like codes for the protein MKTWELVFAALVVVLNLQSHVHGVPQVPCYFIFGDSLADNGNNNLLQTKAKANYPPYGIDFPNGPTGRFTNGLTTFDMIAQLLGFDKLIPPFATANDSDILQGVNYASGAAGIRQETGNHMGDCISLGGQLKNHWVTVSRIIKKLGNKYTAMKYLNKCLYSVGMGNNDYINNYFMPKNYNTSHQYTPAQYARVLIRQYSRQIETLYHDGARKFALFGAGVVGCTPNSIFLYGTKGKPCVEEINTAVTLFNQQLISLVDNLNRNLTGAKAIYVNSYQMGSGDPSVLGFKVTDVGCCPVDQDGQCTPSKTPCQNRTEYVFWDAFHPTEAANRVSASRSYKAYLPNDTYPIDISHLVQL